The Panicum hallii strain FIL2 chromosome 9, PHallii_v3.1, whole genome shotgun sequence genome has a window encoding:
- the LOC112877153 gene encoding uncharacterized protein LOC112877153 isoform X1, with product MRPAAPCGDRAASCRRGLNAPPAAAAATTMRVMVRTLRGERVALDVDGAATVSRLKGMVMAREGVAADAQRFFFAGRHLDDDALPLAHYGVRHGSVVFLSLRLRAAAEQQETMRDVQPQPEQPVTVRQLIDQQQQQLMLFDDHHHGRDAARRGGEEAVIKRKPVSRRSLRKILSRLHVDVWTAQHDAKFLDLLLRHTRGGGGGRTVGDLTADDWRAIRAELNAATRSAFPVEELQRRLAEYRREFEAVSRIKDHRGFSYDARRRVVVATEAEWKRYVLENPEAVAYEGRSPHFGRLRAIFSGAGGSSETRGRGGATRSRESRAKRCLSKLLRSFGLQCKL from the exons ATGAGACCTGCCGCGCCGTGCGGCGATCGAGCTGCTAGCTGCCGCCGCGGGCTGAATGCACCACCAGCTGCCGCCGCGGCGACGACAATGAGGGTCATGGTGCGGACGCTGCGCGGGGAGCGGGTGGCGCTGGACGTCGACGGCGCCGCCACGGTGTCGCGGCTCAAGGGCATGGTCATGGCCCGGGAGGGCGTCGCGGCCGACGCACAGCGGTTCTtcttcgccggccgccacctcgacGACGACGCCCTGCCCCTCGCGCACTACGGCGTGCGCCACGGCTCTGTTGTCTTCCtcagcctccgcctccgcgccgccgccgagca GCAGGAGACGATGCGTGACGTGCAACCGCAGCCAGAGCAGCCTGTGACCGTGAGGCAACTGAtcgatcagcagcagcagcagctgatgCTTTTCGACGACCACCACCACGGCCGCGACGCCgcgaggcgcggcggcgaggaggccgTCATCAAGAGGAAGCCGGTGTCGCGCCGCTCGCTGCGGAAGATCCTCTCGCGGCTGCACGTGGACGTGTGGACGGCCCAGCACGACGCCAAGTTCCTGGACCTGCTGCTGCGGCacacgcgcggcggcggcggcggccggaccGTGGGCGACCTCACCGCGGACGACTGGCGCGCCATCCGCGCGGAGCTGAACGCGGCCACCAGGTCCGCGTTCCCCGTCGAGGAGCTGCAGCGGCGGCTGGCCGAGTACCGGCGCGAGTTCGAGGCGGTCAGCCGGATCAAGGACCACCGCGGGTTCAGCTACGACGCGCGCCGCCGGGTCGTCGTCGCCACGGAGGCCGAGTGGAAGCGCTACGTGCTG GAGAACCCGGAGGCGGTGGCGTACGAGGGGAGGAGCCCACACTTCGGTCGCCTCCGTGCGATCTTCTCCGGCGCCGGTGGCAGTTCGGAGACGCGTGGGCGCGGCGGGGCCACGAGGAGCCGTGAGTCGCGGGCGAAGAGATGCCTCAGCAAACTGCTGCGCAGCTTTGGGCTCCAATGTAAGTTGTAA
- the LOC112875069 gene encoding probable galactinol--sucrose galactosyltransferase 2 isoform X2: protein MTVTPKITVGDGRLVAHGRTILTGVPENIVLTHASGAGLVDGAFVGATAGEARSMHVFTFGTLRDLRFMCCFRFKLWWMTQRMGTSGRDVPLETQFMLLESRPGAGDGDDSGEPVYLVMLPLLEGQFRAALQGNDRDELEITLESGDKAVQTAQGTYMVYVHAGTNPFDTITQAVKVVERHLQTFHHRDKKKLPSFVDWFGWCTWDAFYTDVTAEGVKQGLQSLAEGGTPPRFLIIDDGWQQIGSENKESSSAVVQEGAQFASRLTGIKENAKFQKKKNHDKDAEEQQQPQSHQEQAPGLKLLVEEAKREHGVKYVYVWHAMAGYWGGVKPAAAGMEHYESALAFPVQSPGVMGNQPDIVMDSLSVLGLGLVHPRKVLRFYDELHSYLASCGVDGVKVDVQNIIETLGAGHGGRVSLTRAYHHALEASVARNFPDNGCISCMCHNTDMLYSARQTAVVRASDDFYPRDPASHTIHVSSVAYNTLFLGEFMQPDWDMFHSLHPAAEYHGAARAIGGCPIYVSDKPGNHNFELLKKLVLPDGSVLRAQLPGRPTRDCLFADPARDGTSLLKIWNVNKCTGVVGVFNCQGAGWCRVTKKTRVHDAAPGTLTGCVRAEDVDAIADLAGPGWDGEAVVYTHRSGELIRLPKGATLPVTLKVLEFELFHVAPVKEVAPGVSFAPIGLLGMFNSGGAVEECEASAADAAAAAVVRLRVRGCGRFGAYCSRRPARCTLDAAEAEFTYDTDTGLAALDIPVPEQEFYRWNLEIQV, encoded by the exons ATGACGGTGACGCCGAAGATCACGGTGGGGGATGGGCGGCTGGTGGCGCACGGGCGGACCATCCTGACCGGCGTGCCGGAGAACATCGTGCTGACGCACGCCTCCGGGGCGGGGCTCGTCGACGGCGCCTTCGTCGGCGCCACGGCCGGCGAGGCCAGGAGCATGCACGTCTTCACCTTCGGCACCCTCAG GGACCTGAGGTTCATGTGCTGCTTCCGGTTCAAGCTGTGGTGGATGACCCAGCGCATGGGCACCTCCGGCCGCGACGTCCCGCTGGAGACGCAGTTCATGCTCCTGGAGAGCCGCCCgggcgccggcgacggcgacgacagCGGCGAGCCGGTGTACCTGGTGATGCTGCCGCTGCTGGAGGGCCAGTTCCGCGCCGCGCTGCAGGGCAACGACCGCGACGAGCTGGAGATCACCCTCGAGAGCG GGGACAAGGCGGTGCAGACGGCGCAGGGGACGTACATGGTGTACGTGCACGCCGGGACCAACCCCTTCGACACCATCACTCAGGCTGTCAA GGTTGTGGAGAGGCACCTGCAGACGTTCCACCACAGGGACAAGAAAAag CTGCCATCGTTCGTGGACTGGTTCGGGTGGTGCACATGGGACGCCTTCTACACCGACGTCACCGCCGAGGGCGTCAAGCAGGGCCTCCAGAG CTTGGCGGAGGGCGGCACGCCGCCGCGGTTCCTGATCATCGACGACGGGTGGCAGCAGATCGGCAGCGAGAACAAGGAGTCGTCCAGCGCCGTCGTCCAGGAAGGCGCGCA GTTCGCCAGCAGGCTGACTGGGATCAAGGAGAACGCCAAGttccagaagaagaagaaccatgACAAGGACGccgaggagcagcagcagccgcagagCCACCAGGAGCAGGCCCCGGGGCTGAAGCTTCTGGTGGAAGAGGCGAAGCGCGAGCACGGCGTCAAGTACGTGTACGTGTGGCACGCCATGGCGGGGTACTGGGGCGGCGtgaagccggcggcggcggggatggagCACTACGAGAGCGCGCTGGCGTTCCCCGTGCAGTCGCCGGGGGTGATGGGCAACCAGCCGGACATCGTCATGGACTCGCTCTCCGTGCTGGGTCTGGGGCTCGTGCACCCGCGCAAGGTCCTCCGCTTCTACGACGAGCTCCACTCGTACCTCGCCTCCTGCGGCGTCGACGGCGTCAAGGTGGACGTGCAGAACATCATCGAGACCCTGGGCGCCGGCCACGGGGGCCGGGTCTCGCTCACCCGCGCCTACCACCACGCGCTCGAGGCCTCCGTCGCGCGCAACTTCCCCGACAACGGGTGCATCTCCTGCATGTGCCACAACACCGACATGCTCTACAGCGCGCGCCAGACCGCCGTCGTGCGCGCCTCCGACGACTTCTACCCGCGCGACCCGGCGTCGCACACCATCCACGTCTCCTCCGTCGCGTACAACACCCTCTTCCTCGGCGAGTTCATGCAGCCCGACTGGGACATGTTCCAT AGCCTGCACCCGGCGGCGGAGTaccacggcgcggcgcgggcgatCGGCGGCTGCCCGATCTACGTCAG CGACAAGCCGGGCAACCACAACTTCGAGCTGCTCAAGAAGCTCGTGCTCCCCGACGGCTCCGTGCTCCGCGCGCAGCTCCCCGGCCGCCCCACCCGCGACTGCCTCTTCGCCGACCCGGCGCGCGACGGCACCAG CCTGCTCAAGATCTGGAACGTGAACAAGTGCACGGGCGTGGTGGGCGTGTTCAACTGCCAGGGCGCCGGCTGGTGCCGCGTCACCAAGAAGACCCGCGTCCACGACGCCGCGCCGGGGACGCTCACCGGGTGCGTCCGCGCCGAGGACGTGGACGCGATCGCCGACCTCGCCGGCCCGGGCTGGGACGGCGAGGCCGTCGTGTACACCCACCGATCGGGGGAGCTCATCCGGCTGCCCAAGGGCGCCACGCTGCCGGTGACGCTCAAGGTCCTGGAGTTCGAGCTGTTCCACGTTGCCCCCGTCAAGGAGGTCGCGCCGGGCGTGTCGTTCGCGCCCATCGGGCTGCTCGGCATGTTCAACTCCGGCGGGGCGGTGGAGGAGTGCGAGGCCAGcgccgcggacgccgccgccgccgccgtcgtgcgGCTCAGGgtccgcggctgcggccggttCGGCGCCTACTGCtcgcggaggccggcgcggtgCACGCTggacgcggcggaggcggagttCACCTACGACACCGACACGGGCCTCGCCGCGCTCGACATTCCCGTGCCCGAGCAGGAGTTCTACAGATGGAACCTGGAGATCCAGGTCTAG
- the LOC112877153 gene encoding uncharacterized protein LOC112877153 isoform X2 encodes MRPAAPCGDRAASCRRGLNAPPAAAAATTMRVMVRTLRGERVALDVDGAATVSRLKGMVMAREGVAADAQRFFFAGRHLDDDALPLAHYGVRHGSVVFLSLRLRAAAEQQETMRDVQPQPEQPVTVRQLIDQQQQQLMLFDDHHHGRDAARRGGEEAVIKRKPVSRRSLRKILSRLHVDVWTAQHDAKFLDLLLRHTRGGGGGRTVGDLTADDWRAIRAELNAATRSAFPVEELQRRLAEYRREFEAVSRIKDHRGFSYDARRRVVVATEAEWKRYVLENPEAVAYEGRSPHFGRLRAIFSGAGGSSETRGRGGATRSRESRAKRCLSKLLRSFGLQ; translated from the exons ATGAGACCTGCCGCGCCGTGCGGCGATCGAGCTGCTAGCTGCCGCCGCGGGCTGAATGCACCACCAGCTGCCGCCGCGGCGACGACAATGAGGGTCATGGTGCGGACGCTGCGCGGGGAGCGGGTGGCGCTGGACGTCGACGGCGCCGCCACGGTGTCGCGGCTCAAGGGCATGGTCATGGCCCGGGAGGGCGTCGCGGCCGACGCACAGCGGTTCTtcttcgccggccgccacctcgacGACGACGCCCTGCCCCTCGCGCACTACGGCGTGCGCCACGGCTCTGTTGTCTTCCtcagcctccgcctccgcgccgccgccgagca GCAGGAGACGATGCGTGACGTGCAACCGCAGCCAGAGCAGCCTGTGACCGTGAGGCAACTGAtcgatcagcagcagcagcagctgatgCTTTTCGACGACCACCACCACGGCCGCGACGCCgcgaggcgcggcggcgaggaggccgTCATCAAGAGGAAGCCGGTGTCGCGCCGCTCGCTGCGGAAGATCCTCTCGCGGCTGCACGTGGACGTGTGGACGGCCCAGCACGACGCCAAGTTCCTGGACCTGCTGCTGCGGCacacgcgcggcggcggcggcggccggaccGTGGGCGACCTCACCGCGGACGACTGGCGCGCCATCCGCGCGGAGCTGAACGCGGCCACCAGGTCCGCGTTCCCCGTCGAGGAGCTGCAGCGGCGGCTGGCCGAGTACCGGCGCGAGTTCGAGGCGGTCAGCCGGATCAAGGACCACCGCGGGTTCAGCTACGACGCGCGCCGCCGGGTCGTCGTCGCCACGGAGGCCGAGTGGAAGCGCTACGTGCTG GAGAACCCGGAGGCGGTGGCGTACGAGGGGAGGAGCCCACACTTCGGTCGCCTCCGTGCGATCTTCTCCGGCGCCGGTGGCAGTTCGGAGACGCGTGGGCGCGGCGGGGCCACGAGGAGCCGTGAGTCGCGGGCGAAGAGATGCCTCAGCAAACTGCTGCGCAGCTTTGGGCTCCAAT GA
- the LOC112875850 gene encoding dirigent protein 4-like, protein MRTPSLLLLAILLGAAASLQSAADTTELLLGPAKTTHLHFFLQDTLSGKDPSAVLVARNRKPKPDDPVPFGSLYATDDVLTEGPQRESKVVGNAQGLYISSGRPQLSLVLGMDFELTEGPFNGSAFVVYSRNTVAEHPVGRELAIVGGRGKFRMARGYALLRTHYLDNNNGDAIVEYNVTLHHH, encoded by the coding sequence ATGAGGACCCCATCGCTGCTCCTCCTCGCCATCctgctcggcgccgccgcctccctccaGTCAGCCGCCGACACCACCGAGCTGCTGCTCGGCCCAGCGAAGACCACCCACCTGCACTTCTTCCTCCAGGACACCCTGAGCGGCAAGGACCCGAGCGCCGTCCTCGTCGCCCGCAACCGCAAGCCCAAGCCCGACGACCCGGTGCCCTTCGGCTCCCTCTACGCCACCGACGacgtgctcaccgagggccccCAGCGGGAGTCCAAGGTGGTCGGGAACGCGCAGGGCCTGTACATCTCGTCCGGGAGGCCCCAGCTGTCGCTCGTCCTCGGCATGGACTTCGAGCTCACCGAGGGCCCCTTCAACGGCAGCGCCTTCGTCGTCTACTCGCGGAACACGGTCGCCGAGCACCCGGTCGGGAGGGAGCTCGCCATCGTCGGCGGCCGCGGCAAGTTCCGGATGGCCCGGGGCTACGCCTTGCTCCGGACGCATTACCTGGACAACAACAATGGCGACGCCATCGTAGAATACAACGTCACCCTTCATCACCATTGA
- the LOC112875379 gene encoding calcium-dependent protein kinase 8, with amino-acid sequence MGNCCGTPATQEGSNRRKKPKANPYNVAYNRGAAPPPARPGLVVLRDPTGRDLGAQYELGGELGRGEFGITYLCTEVATGARYACKSISKRKLRTPVDVEDVRREVDIMRHMPAHPNIVSLRAAYEDEDAVHLVMELCEGGELFDRIVARGHYTERAAAAVTRTIVEVVQMCHRHGVMHRDLKPENFLFANKKESSPLKAIDFGLSVFFRPGERFTEIVGSPYYMAPEVLKRNYGPEVDVWSAGVILYILLCGVPPFWAETEQGVAQAIIRSVVDFKREPWPRVSEPAKDLVRRMLDPNPKTRFTAAQVLEHPWLHDSKKMPDIPLGDAVRARLQQFAAMNKLKKKALRVIAEHLSAEEAADIKQMFDKMDVNKNGKLTFDEFKAGLRKLGNQMPDSDLRILMDAADVDKNGTLDYAEFVTVSVHVRKMGNDEHIQKAFTYFDRNKSGYIEIEELREALADELEGADEDIINGIIRDVDTDKDGKISYDEFAAMMKAGTDWRKASRQYSRQRFSNLSLKLQKDGSIGAETR; translated from the exons ATGGGCAACTGCTGCGGCACGCCGGCGACGCAGGAAGGCAGCAACCGCCGGAAGAAGCCGAAGGCGAACCCCTACAACGTCGCGTACAACcgcggggcggcgccgccgccggcgcgtccGGGGCTGGTGGTGCTGCGAGACCCGACGGGGCGGGACCTCGGCGCGCAGTACGAGCTCGGCGGCGAGCTGGGCCGGGGCGAGTTCGGGATCACGTACCTGTGCACGGAGGTGGCCACGGGGGCGCGGTACGCGTGCAAGTCCATATCCAAGCGGAAGCTGCGGACGCCCGTGGACGTGGAGGACGTGCGCCGGGAGGTGGACATCATGCGCCACATGCCGGCACACCCGAACATCGTCAGCCTCCGCGCCGCCTACGAGGACGAGGACGCCGTGCACCTTGTCATGGAGCTCTGCGAGGGAGGGGAGCTCTTCGACAGGATCGTCGCCCGGGGGCACTACACCgagcgggccgccgccgccgtcacgcGCACCATCGTGGAGGTCGTCCAG ATGTGCCACAGGCATGGCGTCATGCACCGAGACCTTAAACCAGAGAACTTCTTATTTGCAAACAAGAAGGAGAGTTCCCCTctgaaagcaattgattttggGCTGTCCGTGTTCTTCAGGCCTG GTGAACGATTTACTGAAATCGTGGGCAGTCCTTACTACATGGCTCCAGAGGTTTTAAAGCGAAACTATGGCCCTGAAGTTGATGTCTGGAGTGCTGGAGTGATACTTTACATACTTCTTTGTGGTGTGCCTCCATTTTGGGCAG AAACTGAACAGGGAGTAGCACAAGCCATTATACGATCTGTGGTAGATTTCAAAAGAGAGCCATGGCCCAGAGTATCTGAACCTGCTAAAGATCTTGTCAGGAGGATGCTGGACCCAAATCCAAAGACTCGGTTTACTGCAGCACAAGTACTTG AACATCCATGGTTACATGACTCTAAAAAGATGCCAGACATTCCTCTTGGTGATGCTGTCCGAGCGAGGCTGCAGCAATTTGCTGCAATGAACAAGTTAAAGAAGAAAGCACTAAGG GTAATTGCTGAGCATCTGTCCGCGGAGGAAGCAGCTGACATAAAGCAAATGTTTGATAAAATGGATGTGAACAAGAATGGCAAGCTAACATTCGATGAATTCAAGGCTGGGCTTCGTAAACTTGGAAACCAAATGCCTGATTCAGACCTTCGGATACTAATGGATGCT GCTGATGTTGATAAAAATGGGACCCTGGACTACGCAGAATTTGTCACTGTGTCTGTTCATGTGAGGAAAATGGGAAATGATGAACACATTCAAAAGGCCTTCACATACTTCGACCGGAATAAGAGTGGGTACATAGAAATTGAAGAGCTTAGAGAGGCACTAGCTGACGAACTGGAGGGAGCTGATGAAGACATTATCAATGGCATCATCCGAGATGTGGACACAGATAAG GACGGGAAAATAAGCTACGACGAGTTCGCGGCGATGATGAAGGCCGGCACTGACTGGAGGAAGGCGTCCCGGCAGTACTCGCGGCAGCGGTTCAGCAACCTCAGCCTGAAGCTCCAGAAGGACGGGTCCATCGGGGCCGAGACACGGTAG
- the LOC112875506 gene encoding remorin 4.1-like, whose product MLHEQQAPVAAAAAAAAPPPPVPSAPSNDGGDGDEGTATFRDIHPLTPDVPTPPARTASASWDTASHRSYSSEEQYMTMSREFTAMVAAGATMQTGPNANGSAGGGGYDNGADQLTSIGEDELEETNPLAIVPDSHPIATPARSRASGLEVVPAGPPPPPAHVEASQVKKEEVETKVTAWQTAEVAKINNRFKREEVVINGWETEQVEKASAWLKKIERKLDEQRAKAVEKTQNDIAKARRKAEEKRASAEAKRGLKLAKVLELANFMKAVGRVPTKRSFF is encoded by the exons atgTTGCATGAGCAGCAGGCaccggtagcagcagcagcagcagcagcagcgccgccgccgcccgtgccttCGGCGCCCAGCAACGACGGCGGCGATGGGGACGAGGGCACCGCGACGTTCCGCGACATCCACCCTCTGACCCCCGACGTGCCGACGCCCCCCGCGCGCACGGCCTCCGCGTCCTGGGACACCGCCAGCCACCGCTCCTACTCCTCCGAGGAGCAGTACATGACGATGAGCCGCGAGTTCACGGCCATGGTCGCCGCCGGGGCGACCATGCAGACCGGCCCCAACGCCAACGGCAGCGCCGGCGGAGGCGGCTACGACAACGGGGCCGACCAGCTCACCAGCATCGGCGAGGACGAGCTGGAGGAGACCAACCCGTTGGCCATCGTGCCGGACAGCCACCCCATCGCGACGCCGGCCAGGTCCAGGGCGTCCGGGCTGGAGGTGGTGCCCGCggggccgccgcccccgccggcgcATGTGGAGGCCAGCCAGGTGAAGAAGGAGGAGGTGGAGACCAAGGTCACGGCGTGGCAGACGGCGGAGGTGGCCAAGATCAACAACCGCTTCAAGCGGGAGGAGGTGGTCATCAACGGGTGGGAGACCGAGCAGGTGGAGAAGGCATCCGCATGGCTCAAGAAGATCGAG AGGAAGCTGGACGAGCAGCGCGCCAAGGCGGTGGAGAAGACGCAGAACGACATCGCCAAGGCGCGGCGCAAGGCGGAGGAGAAGCGGGCGTCGGCGGAGGCCAAGCGGGGGCTCAAGCTGGCCAAGGTGCTGGAGCTCGCCAACTTCATGAAGGCCGTCGGGAGGGTGCCCACCAAGCGCTCCTTCTTCTAG
- the LOC112875069 gene encoding probable galactinol--sucrose galactosyltransferase 2 isoform X1, whose protein sequence is MTVTPKITVGDGRLVAHGRTILTGVPENIVLTHASGAGLVDGAFVGATAGEARSMHVFTFGTLRGYEQLGNHACMRFCCRDLRFMCCFRFKLWWMTQRMGTSGRDVPLETQFMLLESRPGAGDGDDSGEPVYLVMLPLLEGQFRAALQGNDRDELEITLESGDKAVQTAQGTYMVYVHAGTNPFDTITQAVKVVERHLQTFHHRDKKKLPSFVDWFGWCTWDAFYTDVTAEGVKQGLQSLAEGGTPPRFLIIDDGWQQIGSENKESSSAVVQEGAQFASRLTGIKENAKFQKKKNHDKDAEEQQQPQSHQEQAPGLKLLVEEAKREHGVKYVYVWHAMAGYWGGVKPAAAGMEHYESALAFPVQSPGVMGNQPDIVMDSLSVLGLGLVHPRKVLRFYDELHSYLASCGVDGVKVDVQNIIETLGAGHGGRVSLTRAYHHALEASVARNFPDNGCISCMCHNTDMLYSARQTAVVRASDDFYPRDPASHTIHVSSVAYNTLFLGEFMQPDWDMFHSLHPAAEYHGAARAIGGCPIYVSDKPGNHNFELLKKLVLPDGSVLRAQLPGRPTRDCLFADPARDGTSLLKIWNVNKCTGVVGVFNCQGAGWCRVTKKTRVHDAAPGTLTGCVRAEDVDAIADLAGPGWDGEAVVYTHRSGELIRLPKGATLPVTLKVLEFELFHVAPVKEVAPGVSFAPIGLLGMFNSGGAVEECEASAADAAAAAVVRLRVRGCGRFGAYCSRRPARCTLDAAEAEFTYDTDTGLAALDIPVPEQEFYRWNLEIQV, encoded by the exons ATGACGGTGACGCCGAAGATCACGGTGGGGGATGGGCGGCTGGTGGCGCACGGGCGGACCATCCTGACCGGCGTGCCGGAGAACATCGTGCTGACGCACGCCTCCGGGGCGGGGCTCGTCGACGGCGCCTTCGTCGGCGCCACGGCCGGCGAGGCCAGGAGCATGCACGTCTTCACCTTCGGCACCCTCAG AGGTTATGAGCAACTGGGGAACCATGCGTGCATGCGCTTCTGCTGTAGGGACCTGAGGTTCATGTGCTGCTTCCGGTTCAAGCTGTGGTGGATGACCCAGCGCATGGGCACCTCCGGCCGCGACGTCCCGCTGGAGACGCAGTTCATGCTCCTGGAGAGCCGCCCgggcgccggcgacggcgacgacagCGGCGAGCCGGTGTACCTGGTGATGCTGCCGCTGCTGGAGGGCCAGTTCCGCGCCGCGCTGCAGGGCAACGACCGCGACGAGCTGGAGATCACCCTCGAGAGCG GGGACAAGGCGGTGCAGACGGCGCAGGGGACGTACATGGTGTACGTGCACGCCGGGACCAACCCCTTCGACACCATCACTCAGGCTGTCAA GGTTGTGGAGAGGCACCTGCAGACGTTCCACCACAGGGACAAGAAAAag CTGCCATCGTTCGTGGACTGGTTCGGGTGGTGCACATGGGACGCCTTCTACACCGACGTCACCGCCGAGGGCGTCAAGCAGGGCCTCCAGAG CTTGGCGGAGGGCGGCACGCCGCCGCGGTTCCTGATCATCGACGACGGGTGGCAGCAGATCGGCAGCGAGAACAAGGAGTCGTCCAGCGCCGTCGTCCAGGAAGGCGCGCA GTTCGCCAGCAGGCTGACTGGGATCAAGGAGAACGCCAAGttccagaagaagaagaaccatgACAAGGACGccgaggagcagcagcagccgcagagCCACCAGGAGCAGGCCCCGGGGCTGAAGCTTCTGGTGGAAGAGGCGAAGCGCGAGCACGGCGTCAAGTACGTGTACGTGTGGCACGCCATGGCGGGGTACTGGGGCGGCGtgaagccggcggcggcggggatggagCACTACGAGAGCGCGCTGGCGTTCCCCGTGCAGTCGCCGGGGGTGATGGGCAACCAGCCGGACATCGTCATGGACTCGCTCTCCGTGCTGGGTCTGGGGCTCGTGCACCCGCGCAAGGTCCTCCGCTTCTACGACGAGCTCCACTCGTACCTCGCCTCCTGCGGCGTCGACGGCGTCAAGGTGGACGTGCAGAACATCATCGAGACCCTGGGCGCCGGCCACGGGGGCCGGGTCTCGCTCACCCGCGCCTACCACCACGCGCTCGAGGCCTCCGTCGCGCGCAACTTCCCCGACAACGGGTGCATCTCCTGCATGTGCCACAACACCGACATGCTCTACAGCGCGCGCCAGACCGCCGTCGTGCGCGCCTCCGACGACTTCTACCCGCGCGACCCGGCGTCGCACACCATCCACGTCTCCTCCGTCGCGTACAACACCCTCTTCCTCGGCGAGTTCATGCAGCCCGACTGGGACATGTTCCAT AGCCTGCACCCGGCGGCGGAGTaccacggcgcggcgcgggcgatCGGCGGCTGCCCGATCTACGTCAG CGACAAGCCGGGCAACCACAACTTCGAGCTGCTCAAGAAGCTCGTGCTCCCCGACGGCTCCGTGCTCCGCGCGCAGCTCCCCGGCCGCCCCACCCGCGACTGCCTCTTCGCCGACCCGGCGCGCGACGGCACCAG CCTGCTCAAGATCTGGAACGTGAACAAGTGCACGGGCGTGGTGGGCGTGTTCAACTGCCAGGGCGCCGGCTGGTGCCGCGTCACCAAGAAGACCCGCGTCCACGACGCCGCGCCGGGGACGCTCACCGGGTGCGTCCGCGCCGAGGACGTGGACGCGATCGCCGACCTCGCCGGCCCGGGCTGGGACGGCGAGGCCGTCGTGTACACCCACCGATCGGGGGAGCTCATCCGGCTGCCCAAGGGCGCCACGCTGCCGGTGACGCTCAAGGTCCTGGAGTTCGAGCTGTTCCACGTTGCCCCCGTCAAGGAGGTCGCGCCGGGCGTGTCGTTCGCGCCCATCGGGCTGCTCGGCATGTTCAACTCCGGCGGGGCGGTGGAGGAGTGCGAGGCCAGcgccgcggacgccgccgccgccgccgtcgtgcgGCTCAGGgtccgcggctgcggccggttCGGCGCCTACTGCtcgcggaggccggcgcggtgCACGCTggacgcggcggaggcggagttCACCTACGACACCGACACGGGCCTCGCCGCGCTCGACATTCCCGTGCCCGAGCAGGAGTTCTACAGATGGAACCTGGAGATCCAGGTCTAG